One region of Tachysurus vachellii isolate PV-2020 chromosome 11, HZAU_Pvac_v1, whole genome shotgun sequence genomic DNA includes:
- the ubap2b gene encoding ubiquitin-associated protein 2b isoform X1 has translation MMTSVVADNARGNRDRVQPQTSHTSQPQKQIQATAEQIRLAQMIDKNDADFEGKVKQLIEVTGRNQDECMVALHDCNGDVNRAINFLLEEVPVKDSWETVGKKKSVGKEGAAAETKERKVDKEGRGRGGPNRRGRGASRTQEGRTEENGFDSIPGERGERGRRGRGRGAGGRGRGRGDGVNRFSQGIGTFYTVDYTGSADPGETANNITDGAGNWRNNPEEWAAEDWNEDLSETKVFTASFGLASQNHITPGQKVSGSSLLPKAAEVESDLAGLEPSSPEPLTQSLVFTNSQQHTACTQTHSYASATANSYASAAAGTYAHAASSLGSRPPQPEVQKTETVSVPHVTPVSSQTPVTLTNGSPVGESSSPPPVAPVPLDLTEPKAESPVTLTHMDLKAQPEPSPILSQLTQQQNSTLLSDLPAQGRNPSPPLSLQNIKTPLGETSASTIAESQQHKQIRPQRRRMPPPSKIPSLAVEMPGSADVSGLNVQFGALDFASEAAVESTGQSETSIQEPGPPVVQTQSIMYSKPSTIGEQVTGLPPALPTATLEPRYTSPSLGLSTATAPAPSTSSRAESSSLHKEPTTTSATSLPNGFSDVRPSITQDVVPSSTPQSMSTALTSENSMAASSLPAPVSSAPAPIPSTALPSLSSHVSSGTTLGSAVPATTGLSVASDVSGSLSAFSGSVLTSNGLSNGAPGLSTNGPSAPSTGRSVPLQTTSTTTTGKAPPNLAQGVPPLLANQYIMGPGGLLPAYPQIYGYEDLQMMQSRLPIDYYGLTAFPGTTALTARDGGLANNPYSGEASKFARGDAPSPAPNTSLSSVAPSQSEPGTVPPQTQAPQNQAFLNPPLPPGYGYTSLPYYAGMPGVPSAFQYGPTVFMPPASAKQHAQYQHQAGYGGHTYASGFDDLSQAHAGGDYGKGYGSSTQSQAKSSNSTGKAPGLSGSASSDLGAAVYSKAQSYDKQGFPTATPATFSLPSALGGTGPLNPGGAPGYAPGPFLHILPPHQQPPSQLLHHHITQDTQAQRSQSSSMQKSQGKSSYSSSPYWAN, from the exons aTGATGACTTCGGTGGTTGCTGACAACGCCCGAGGAAATCGGGACCGAGTGCAGCCACagacctcacacacctcacaaccACAGAAACAGATTCAG GCCACAGCAGAACAGATCCGTCTGGCTCAGATGATTGACAAAAATGATGCAGATTTTGAAGGGAAGGTCAAACAG ctTATTGAGGTCACAGGCCGAAATCAGGATGAGTGCATGGTGGCTCTTCACGACTGCAACGGGGACGTCAACAGGGCCATCAACTTCCTGTTGGAGGAGGTTCCTGTCAAG GACTCCTGGGAGACGGTGGGGAAGAAGAAGAGTGTGGGTAAAGAAGGTGCAGCAGCAGAGACAAAAGAGCGAAAGGTTGACAAGGAGGGCAGGGGCCGCGGTGGTCCAAACAGACGTGGACGTGGAGCCAGTCGCACCCAGGAAG GCCGCACTGAGGAGAACGGGTTTGACTCGATTCCGGGAGAAAGAGGAGAGCGAGGACGCCGAGGAAGAGGGAGAG GTGcaggagggagaggaagaggccGAGGAGATGGTGTGAATAGGTTCTCTCAGGGAATAGG GACATTTTACACTGTTGATTACACTGGCTCCGCTGATCCAGGAGAGACAGCCAACAACATTACTGACGGAGCAG GAAACTGGAGAAACAACCCTGAAGAATGGGCTGCGGAAGACTGGAATGAAGAT ctttCTGAGACCAAAGTGTTCACTGCCTCTTTTGGACTTGCTTCCCAGAACCACATTACACCTGGACAGAA GGTCAGTGGGAGTTCTCTGTTGCCTAAAGCAGCGGAGGTTGAATCTGATCTGGCTGGATTGGAACCATCATCCCCGGAGCCACTCACGCAGAGCCTGGTGTTTACCAACTCACAACAACACACAgcttgcacacagacacacagctatGCCTCAGCCACTGCCAACAGCTATGCTTCTGCCGCTGCTGGCACCTACGCCCATGCCGCCTCG tcCTTGGGCTCCAGACCACCTCAGCCTGAAGTACAGAAAACTGAGACAGTTAGTGTCCCCCACGTCACACCGGTGTCCAGTCAAACCCCAGTTACCCTGACCAATGGCAGCCCTGTTGGAGAATCCAGTTCTCCTCCCCCTGTGGCACCTGTTCCCTTAGATTTGACTGAACCCAAAGCTGAGAGCCCTGTTACATTAACTCACA TGGATCTGAAGGCCCAGCCTGAACCCTCTCCCATCCTCAGCCAGCTAACCCAGCAACAGAACTCCACACTCCTATCGGACCTGCCGGCTCAGGGCCGAAACCCCTCTCCGCCTCTGTCCcttcaaaacatcaaaacacCCCTTGGTGAGACCAGTGCCTCCACCATCGCAGAATCCCAACAGCACAAACAAATCAGACCCCAGAGACGCAGAATGCCCCCTCCCTCCAAA ATACCTTCTTTAGCAGTGGAGATGCCAGGCTCTGCTGATGTGTCTGGGCTGAATGTGCAGTTTGGTGCCCTGGATTTTGCTTCTGAGGCTGCAGTAGAAAGCACTGGCCAGTCAGAAACAAGCATCCAAGAACCTGGTCCTCCTGTTGTTCAAACCCAGAGCATCATGTATTCCAAACCGAGCACTATCGG TGAGCAAGTGACTGGTCTTCCTCCTGCCCTACCTACGGCAACACTGGAGCCAAGATATACCTCTCCGTCTCTGGGTTTATCCACAGCCACTGCGCCTGCACCCTCCACTTCCTCTAGAGCAGAATCTTCCAGTCTGCACAAGGAACCAACCACCACATCTGCCACCTCTTTGCCT AATGGATTCAGCGATGTACGGCCCTCCATTACACAAGATG TTGTCCCCTCAAGCACTCCTCagtccatgtctacagcactgACCTCTGAGAACAGCATGGCTGCTTCCTCCTTACCAGCGCCCGTGTCGTCTGCACCAGCCCCGATACCCAGCACCGCTCTTCCCTCCCTCAGCAG tcaCGTAAGCAGCGGAACTACATTAGGATCTGCTGTTCCTGCCACTACTGGCCTTAGT GTGGCCAGCGATGTCAGTGGGAGTCTGTCTGCCTTCTCAGGCTCAGTTCTCACCTCAAATGGCCTGAGCAATGGTGCACCAGGCCTGTCTACCAATGGCCCCTCTGCTCCATCCACAGGACGTTCCGTGCCACTGCAGACTACTTCCACCACCACAACCG GCAAAGCACCACCGAACCTGGCTCAAGGTGTGCCTCCGCTGTTGGCTAATCAGTACATCATGGGACCTGGAGGACTGCTTCCTGCCTATCCC CAGATCTATGGCTATGAAGACCTGCAAATGATGCAGTCACGGCTACCCATT GATTATTATGGACTGACTGCCTTTCCTGGTACAACAGCACTTACTGCCAGAGATGGAGGATTAGCAAACAACCCTTACTCAG GTGAAGCTTCCAAATTTGCTCGTGGCGATGCACCCTCCCCGGCACCCAACACTAGCCTCTCGTCCGTTGCCCCCTCACAATCTGAGCCTGGCACAGTTCCTCCCCAAACACAGGCCCCACAGAACCAGGCTTTCCTGAATCCTCCTCTGCCACCTGGCTATGGCTATACCAGCCTGCCCTACTATGCTGGCATGCCAGGTGTGCCCAGTGCCTTTCAGTACGGTCCCACAGTCTTCATGCCACCTGCTTCAGCCAAGCAGCATGCTCAGTACCAGCACCAAGCTGGATATGGTGGACACACATATGCCTCAG gGTTTGATGACCTGTCTCAAGCTCATGCTGGAGGAGATTATGGTAAAGGATATGGCAGCAGCACTCAGTCACAAGCCAAGTCGAGCAACAGCACAGGAAAAG CACCTGGACTGTCGGGCTCTGCCAGCTCCGATCTTGGTGCAGCTGTGTACAGCAAGGCACAA TCATATGATAAACAGGGTTTCCCCACGGCGACTCCAGCAACATTCAGCCTTCCCTCTGCTCTGGGAGGCACTGGACCCCTTAACCCTGGAGGAGCCCCTGGTTATGCCCCTGGTCCTTTCCTCCACATCCTTCCCCCTCATCAGCAGCCTCCCTCTCAGCTTTTACACCACCACATAACCCAGgacacacag GCTCAGCGCAGCCAATCCAGCAGCATGCAGAAGAGCCAGGGCAAGTCCAGCTACAGCAGCTCCCCCTACTGGGCCAACTGA
- the ubap2b gene encoding ubiquitin-associated protein 2b isoform X2, whose protein sequence is MMTSVVADNARGNRDRVQPQTSHTSQPQKQIQATAEQIRLAQMIDKNDADFEGKVKQLIEVTGRNQDECMVALHDCNGDVNRAINFLLEEVPVKDSWETVGKKKSVGKEGAAAETKERKVDKEGRGRGGPNRRGRGASRTQEGRTEENGFDSIPGERGERGRRGRGRGAGGRGRGRGDGVNRFSQGIGTFYTVDYTGSADPGETANNITDGAGNWRNNPEEWAAEDWNEDLSETKVFTASFGLASQNHITPGQKVSGSSLLPKAAEVESDLAGLEPSSPEPLTQSLVFTNSQQHTACTQTHSYASATANSYASAAAGTYAHAASSLGSRPPQPEVQKTETVSVPHVTPVSSQTPVTLTNGSPVGESSSPPPVAPVPLDLTEPKAESPVTLTHMDLKAQPEPSPILSQLTQQQNSTLLSDLPAQGRNPSPPLSLQNIKTPLGETSASTIAESQQHKQIRPQRRRMPPPSKIPSLAVEMPGSADVSGLNVQFGALDFASEAAVESTGQSETSIQEPGPPVVQTQSIMYSKPSTIGEQVTGLPPALPTATLEPRYTSPSLGLSTATAPAPSTSSRAESSSLHKEPTTTSATSLPNGFSDVRPSITQDVVPSSTPQSMSTALTSENSMAASSLPAPVSSAPAPIPSTALPSLSSHVSSGTTLGSAVPATTGLSVASDVSGSLSAFSGSVLTSNGLSNGAPGLSTNGPSAPSTGRSVPLQTTSTTTTGKAPPNLAQGVPPLLANQYIMGPGGLLPAYPIYGYEDLQMMQSRLPIDYYGLTAFPGTTALTARDGGLANNPYSGEASKFARGDAPSPAPNTSLSSVAPSQSEPGTVPPQTQAPQNQAFLNPPLPPGYGYTSLPYYAGMPGVPSAFQYGPTVFMPPASAKQHAQYQHQAGYGGHTYASGFDDLSQAHAGGDYGKGYGSSTQSQAKSSNSTGKAPGLSGSASSDLGAAVYSKAQSYDKQGFPTATPATFSLPSALGGTGPLNPGGAPGYAPGPFLHILPPHQQPPSQLLHHHITQDTQAQRSQSSSMQKSQGKSSYSSSPYWAN, encoded by the exons aTGATGACTTCGGTGGTTGCTGACAACGCCCGAGGAAATCGGGACCGAGTGCAGCCACagacctcacacacctcacaaccACAGAAACAGATTCAG GCCACAGCAGAACAGATCCGTCTGGCTCAGATGATTGACAAAAATGATGCAGATTTTGAAGGGAAGGTCAAACAG ctTATTGAGGTCACAGGCCGAAATCAGGATGAGTGCATGGTGGCTCTTCACGACTGCAACGGGGACGTCAACAGGGCCATCAACTTCCTGTTGGAGGAGGTTCCTGTCAAG GACTCCTGGGAGACGGTGGGGAAGAAGAAGAGTGTGGGTAAAGAAGGTGCAGCAGCAGAGACAAAAGAGCGAAAGGTTGACAAGGAGGGCAGGGGCCGCGGTGGTCCAAACAGACGTGGACGTGGAGCCAGTCGCACCCAGGAAG GCCGCACTGAGGAGAACGGGTTTGACTCGATTCCGGGAGAAAGAGGAGAGCGAGGACGCCGAGGAAGAGGGAGAG GTGcaggagggagaggaagaggccGAGGAGATGGTGTGAATAGGTTCTCTCAGGGAATAGG GACATTTTACACTGTTGATTACACTGGCTCCGCTGATCCAGGAGAGACAGCCAACAACATTACTGACGGAGCAG GAAACTGGAGAAACAACCCTGAAGAATGGGCTGCGGAAGACTGGAATGAAGAT ctttCTGAGACCAAAGTGTTCACTGCCTCTTTTGGACTTGCTTCCCAGAACCACATTACACCTGGACAGAA GGTCAGTGGGAGTTCTCTGTTGCCTAAAGCAGCGGAGGTTGAATCTGATCTGGCTGGATTGGAACCATCATCCCCGGAGCCACTCACGCAGAGCCTGGTGTTTACCAACTCACAACAACACACAgcttgcacacagacacacagctatGCCTCAGCCACTGCCAACAGCTATGCTTCTGCCGCTGCTGGCACCTACGCCCATGCCGCCTCG tcCTTGGGCTCCAGACCACCTCAGCCTGAAGTACAGAAAACTGAGACAGTTAGTGTCCCCCACGTCACACCGGTGTCCAGTCAAACCCCAGTTACCCTGACCAATGGCAGCCCTGTTGGAGAATCCAGTTCTCCTCCCCCTGTGGCACCTGTTCCCTTAGATTTGACTGAACCCAAAGCTGAGAGCCCTGTTACATTAACTCACA TGGATCTGAAGGCCCAGCCTGAACCCTCTCCCATCCTCAGCCAGCTAACCCAGCAACAGAACTCCACACTCCTATCGGACCTGCCGGCTCAGGGCCGAAACCCCTCTCCGCCTCTGTCCcttcaaaacatcaaaacacCCCTTGGTGAGACCAGTGCCTCCACCATCGCAGAATCCCAACAGCACAAACAAATCAGACCCCAGAGACGCAGAATGCCCCCTCCCTCCAAA ATACCTTCTTTAGCAGTGGAGATGCCAGGCTCTGCTGATGTGTCTGGGCTGAATGTGCAGTTTGGTGCCCTGGATTTTGCTTCTGAGGCTGCAGTAGAAAGCACTGGCCAGTCAGAAACAAGCATCCAAGAACCTGGTCCTCCTGTTGTTCAAACCCAGAGCATCATGTATTCCAAACCGAGCACTATCGG TGAGCAAGTGACTGGTCTTCCTCCTGCCCTACCTACGGCAACACTGGAGCCAAGATATACCTCTCCGTCTCTGGGTTTATCCACAGCCACTGCGCCTGCACCCTCCACTTCCTCTAGAGCAGAATCTTCCAGTCTGCACAAGGAACCAACCACCACATCTGCCACCTCTTTGCCT AATGGATTCAGCGATGTACGGCCCTCCATTACACAAGATG TTGTCCCCTCAAGCACTCCTCagtccatgtctacagcactgACCTCTGAGAACAGCATGGCTGCTTCCTCCTTACCAGCGCCCGTGTCGTCTGCACCAGCCCCGATACCCAGCACCGCTCTTCCCTCCCTCAGCAG tcaCGTAAGCAGCGGAACTACATTAGGATCTGCTGTTCCTGCCACTACTGGCCTTAGT GTGGCCAGCGATGTCAGTGGGAGTCTGTCTGCCTTCTCAGGCTCAGTTCTCACCTCAAATGGCCTGAGCAATGGTGCACCAGGCCTGTCTACCAATGGCCCCTCTGCTCCATCCACAGGACGTTCCGTGCCACTGCAGACTACTTCCACCACCACAACCG GCAAAGCACCACCGAACCTGGCTCAAGGTGTGCCTCCGCTGTTGGCTAATCAGTACATCATGGGACCTGGAGGACTGCTTCCTGCCTATCCC ATCTATGGCTATGAAGACCTGCAAATGATGCAGTCACGGCTACCCATT GATTATTATGGACTGACTGCCTTTCCTGGTACAACAGCACTTACTGCCAGAGATGGAGGATTAGCAAACAACCCTTACTCAG GTGAAGCTTCCAAATTTGCTCGTGGCGATGCACCCTCCCCGGCACCCAACACTAGCCTCTCGTCCGTTGCCCCCTCACAATCTGAGCCTGGCACAGTTCCTCCCCAAACACAGGCCCCACAGAACCAGGCTTTCCTGAATCCTCCTCTGCCACCTGGCTATGGCTATACCAGCCTGCCCTACTATGCTGGCATGCCAGGTGTGCCCAGTGCCTTTCAGTACGGTCCCACAGTCTTCATGCCACCTGCTTCAGCCAAGCAGCATGCTCAGTACCAGCACCAAGCTGGATATGGTGGACACACATATGCCTCAG gGTTTGATGACCTGTCTCAAGCTCATGCTGGAGGAGATTATGGTAAAGGATATGGCAGCAGCACTCAGTCACAAGCCAAGTCGAGCAACAGCACAGGAAAAG CACCTGGACTGTCGGGCTCTGCCAGCTCCGATCTTGGTGCAGCTGTGTACAGCAAGGCACAA TCATATGATAAACAGGGTTTCCCCACGGCGACTCCAGCAACATTCAGCCTTCCCTCTGCTCTGGGAGGCACTGGACCCCTTAACCCTGGAGGAGCCCCTGGTTATGCCCCTGGTCCTTTCCTCCACATCCTTCCCCCTCATCAGCAGCCTCCCTCTCAGCTTTTACACCACCACATAACCCAGgacacacag GCTCAGCGCAGCCAATCCAGCAGCATGCAGAAGAGCCAGGGCAAGTCCAGCTACAGCAGCTCCCCCTACTGGGCCAACTGA